A stretch of Aerococcus christensenii DNA encodes these proteins:
- a CDS encoding metal ABC transporter permease: MAMFQYEFMIRAFIACGAIACFAPVLGLLLVLRKQSLMSDTLSHISLAGVALGFLLEIDPLLTTIGVVCVAAILLEYLRKVYSHYSDISIAMLMSGGMALALLLMSRVESANSIESYLFGSIVTVSNLQVKLLIVLAILVLLSYLVLKRILYVDAFDEDIAYTSGLPTQLISMSLSIVTGLAIAIMMPIAGTLLVSSILIMPAAIAMRLMKSFNGVILLAVGISLIGMLGGLVLSYTFDTPPGATIAALFVGLFALESIGLSIMKSF; encoded by the coding sequence ATGGCGATGTTTCAGTATGAATTCATGATTCGCGCCTTTATTGCGTGTGGAGCCATCGCTTGTTTTGCTCCAGTTTTAGGGTTATTATTAGTTTTACGCAAGCAATCCCTAATGTCAGATACGCTGTCGCATATTTCTTTAGCGGGGGTGGCTTTGGGATTCTTATTAGAGATCGATCCTTTACTCACTACGATTGGTGTCGTGTGTGTGGCAGCTATTTTACTCGAATACTTGCGGAAAGTTTATAGTCATTATTCCGACATCTCTATCGCCATGTTGATGTCTGGAGGGATGGCCCTTGCCCTTCTCCTCATGTCTCGCGTGGAGTCTGCCAATAGTATTGAGTCTTACTTATTTGGATCGATTGTGACAGTAAGTAACCTTCAAGTCAAATTATTAATCGTACTCGCTATTCTCGTCTTGCTGAGTTATCTTGTTTTGAAACGGATTTTGTATGTGGATGCCTTTGATGAAGATATTGCTTATACTTCTGGTTTGCCAACGCAATTGATCTCCATGAGTCTCTCCATTGTTACAGGATTGGCGATTGCCATTATGATGCCTATTGCAGGGACTTTGTTAGTCTCCTCTATCTTAATCATGCCCGCTGCCATTGCCATGCGATTAATGAAAAGCTTTAATGGCGTTATTCTGTTAGCAGTTGGCATTAGTTTGATAGGGATGTTAGGTGGACTGGTTTTATCCTATACCTTTGATACGCCCCCTGGAGCAACGATTGCAGCCCTTTTTGTGGGTTTGTTTGCTTTAGAAAGTATTGGGCTCAGCATCATGAAATCATTCTAA
- a CDS encoding metal ABC transporter ATP-binding protein has protein sequence MHYIEVENLRFSYGSEPVLNHITFTVDPGEFVILTGENGAAKSTLLKNVLGLLKPDVGTVKISKTNVSGTFLQIGYVPQMVASFNAGFPSTVYEFVQSGRYQQGRWFKRLTPEDHEHVKKALESVGMLEQAYKKIGELSGGQKQRICLARVFATDPDLFVLDEPTTGMDKQSREDFYRLLKHNTHKHGKAILMVTHEDIQLEEYFDKHIHLTREEGSPWRCFSMNS, from the coding sequence ATGCACTATATTGAAGTAGAGAATCTTCGATTTTCTTATGGCAGTGAACCGGTGTTGAATCACATAACCTTTACCGTTGATCCGGGAGAGTTTGTGATTCTCACAGGAGAGAACGGAGCAGCAAAATCAACGCTGCTTAAGAATGTTTTAGGCCTATTGAAACCGGACGTGGGAACAGTTAAGATTTCTAAAACAAACGTATCCGGCACTTTCCTCCAGATAGGGTATGTTCCACAAATGGTGGCGAGTTTTAATGCAGGTTTTCCTTCTACAGTTTATGAATTTGTTCAATCGGGACGTTATCAACAAGGACGCTGGTTTAAGCGGTTAACGCCAGAGGATCATGAGCATGTGAAGAAAGCTTTAGAATCGGTGGGTATGTTAGAACAAGCCTACAAAAAAATTGGAGAACTGTCTGGCGGTCAAAAGCAGAGAATTTGTTTGGCTCGTGTGTTTGCGACAGACCCTGATCTTTTTGTTTTGGATGAGCCTACAACAGGTATGGATAAACAATCGAGAGAAGATTTTTATCGCTTGCTAAAACATAATACGCATAAGCACGGAAAAGCTATTTTAATGGTTACCCATGAAGATATTCAACTAGAAGAATATTTTGATAAACATATCCATCTAACGCGAGAGGAGGGATCGCCATGGCGATGTTTCAGTATGAATTCATGA
- a CDS encoding MFS transporter has protein sequence MRTHQATYETTMKASFLAYIVQGIVNNFTPLLFIAFNQHYGIPLEQITLLITVNFTLQLIMDIGSTAFVTRIGYRASLLLANNMAAIGMVLLAILPNFLSNTYLGILIVSCFYSIGGELNEVIVSPLVETTPSKNKKQAMSLLHSFYCWGYVGVVLLSTFFMAVFGTEFWPILAILWSLVPLVNAYLFTFVPIAPLIPEGELGLSFKELLSRKMFYILFIMMFAAGASEIAVAQWASLFAEKGLDISKTLGDLCGPMIFALFMGTSRLFYGKYGNKIDFDKYMLASASLCIPSYLLIGLVPHPLVGLLGCALCGFSVGIFWSGTYSTSASVIPNGGTLLFAS, from the coding sequence ATGCGGACGCATCAAGCGACTTACGAAACCACTATGAAGGCAAGCTTCCTCGCTTATATCGTTCAAGGAATCGTGAATAACTTCACGCCTCTTCTGTTTATTGCCTTTAATCAACATTACGGCATTCCTTTGGAGCAAATTACCCTCTTAATTACTGTGAACTTTACCCTCCAATTAATAATGGACATTGGCTCGACTGCCTTTGTTACACGAATTGGCTATCGCGCTTCCTTATTACTAGCAAACAACATGGCTGCAATAGGCATGGTCCTTCTCGCCATTCTCCCAAATTTCCTATCTAACACTTATCTCGGAATTCTGATTGTCTCCTGCTTCTATTCCATTGGTGGCGAGCTCAACGAAGTTATCGTGAGTCCTCTCGTGGAAACCACGCCATCGAAAAATAAGAAACAAGCCATGAGTCTGCTCCATTCCTTCTATTGTTGGGGATACGTCGGAGTCGTCCTTCTCTCTACCTTCTTCATGGCAGTCTTTGGTACGGAATTTTGGCCAATCCTCGCTATACTTTGGTCACTGGTTCCTCTCGTGAATGCCTATCTCTTTACCTTTGTTCCAATCGCTCCACTTATTCCAGAAGGTGAACTCGGTCTCTCTTTCAAAGAACTCCTCAGTCGGAAAATGTTCTATATTCTCTTCATTATGATGTTCGCAGCAGGAGCAAGTGAAATTGCCGTTGCTCAGTGGGCGAGTCTCTTTGCAGAAAAAGGATTGGACATTTCAAAAACGCTTGGTGACCTCTGTGGTCCAATGATTTTCGCTCTCTTCATGGGGACCTCTCGTCTCTTCTACGGAAAATATGGAAACAAGATCGACTTCGACAAGTATATGCTAGCTAGTGCTTCTCTATGTATCCCGAGTTACCTGCTCATCGGTCTTGTCCCACACCCTCTAGTCGGTTTGTTAGGCTGTGCCCTTTGTGGATTCTCAGTCGGTATTTTCTGGTCAGGGACCTATAGCACATCCGCATCTGTTATCCCTAATGGTGGAACTCTTCTCTTTGCCTCTTAG
- the ispE gene encoding 4-(cytidine 5'-diphospho)-2-C-methyl-D-erythritol kinase: MLIIERAPAKINLSQDLNYEIDKDQLTFDMVMTSLTLTDEVIIEEIPTPQLIVETTRSFLPEDWRNYAYQAAYQMMKKAEYKKGLRVTIQKNIPVSAGLGGGSSDAAAVLRGLNRLWQLNLSQEDLIVLALSIDEDAPYCLLGGTCHIWGRGDQIKRLGNIPSYWVVLIKPPISVSTTKMLKLWKKMRPLSSFRTPEVVKAIQSENEEALFNQIGNDLEAVTFNQYPQLKILKQKMIKFGALGVTMTGSGATVIGFAKTQRKAKNLYNALKGFCREVYISQLSQEDRVLL, translated from the coding sequence ATGCTAATTATTGAAAGAGCACCTGCTAAAATTAATTTATCTCAGGACTTGAATTATGAGATAGACAAGGATCAATTGACTTTTGATATGGTAATGACATCACTAACACTCACGGATGAAGTGATCATAGAAGAGATTCCGACGCCTCAATTAATTGTGGAAACTACACGAAGTTTTTTGCCGGAAGATTGGCGAAACTATGCTTACCAAGCGGCATATCAAATGATGAAAAAAGCAGAATATAAGAAAGGATTAAGAGTCACCATTCAAAAGAATATCCCTGTATCTGCGGGTTTAGGTGGGGGATCGAGTGATGCCGCAGCTGTTCTAAGAGGATTGAATCGCTTGTGGCAATTAAATCTCTCCCAAGAAGACTTAATTGTTTTAGCTTTAAGTATTGACGAGGACGCTCCGTATTGTTTGCTCGGAGGAACTTGTCATATTTGGGGAAGAGGAGATCAAATCAAGCGTTTGGGGAATATCCCTTCTTACTGGGTGGTTCTTATTAAGCCTCCGATCTCTGTTTCAACCACTAAAATGTTAAAATTGTGGAAAAAGATGCGCCCTCTTTCTTCGTTCCGTACGCCAGAGGTGGTTAAGGCTATTCAATCCGAAAACGAAGAAGCTTTGTTTAACCAGATAGGAAATGATTTAGAGGCAGTCACTTTTAATCAATATCCTCAATTAAAGATTTTAAAGCAAAAAATGATAAAATTTGGCGCCTTAGGGGTAACCATGACAGGAAGCGGCGCTACCGTTATCGGTTTTGCCAAAACTCAACGGAAGGCGAAAAATCTTTACAATGCATTGAAGGGATTTTGTAGAGAAGTTTACATTAGTCAATTAAGTCAAGAAGACCGTGTGCTTCTTTAA
- a CDS encoding Veg family protein, whose amino-acid sequence MPQDLQEIKRGLEKNIGKPIQVTQQTGRKRITTRHGILSNIFPAVFVVELDQEENQFERVCYSYADLLTESIEIAFLEA is encoded by the coding sequence ATGCCACAAGATTTACAAGAAATTAAACGAGGGCTAGAAAAAAATATTGGCAAACCGATTCAAGTCACACAGCAAACAGGACGAAAGAGAATAACCACAAGGCATGGTATTTTAAGTAATATTTTCCCGGCTGTTTTTGTCGTGGAATTAGATCAAGAAGAAAATCAATTCGAACGGGTTTGTTATTCCTATGCAGATTTGTTGACAGAATCTATAGAAATTGCGTTTTTGGAAGCTTAA
- the rsmA gene encoding 16S rRNA (adenine(1518)-N(6)/adenine(1519)-N(6))-dimethyltransferase RsmA, whose product MRKEWIAAPKRTSEILKHYQLQAKKSLGQNFLMDPQVLEDMVHVAEVDKQTDVIEIGPGIGALTEFLAERARRVVSFELDQRMLPVLEAELGHYENLTIVPQDILKVDLQQEVADYFPDSQRLVVVANLPYYITTPILFHLLEAQLPIEAYALMMQYEVAERLTASSGTKAYGAITVVMDYYGQAEIALKVPHTAFKPQPKVDSAVLYLKARKEPPVELVNPDFFFKWVQACFQQRRKTLWNNLKRFFSGRDQVEERLMRALERCTIDPKIRAEKFDLADFARLEKALNQEGLIPQISNG is encoded by the coding sequence ATGCGTAAAGAATGGATAGCAGCGCCTAAACGAACCAGTGAAATTTTAAAACACTATCAATTACAGGCTAAGAAAAGTTTAGGTCAGAATTTTTTAATGGATCCTCAAGTCCTAGAAGACATGGTTCATGTTGCTGAAGTGGATAAACAGACAGATGTGATCGAGATAGGTCCGGGAATTGGGGCTTTGACAGAATTTTTAGCAGAACGTGCACGACGGGTGGTTAGCTTTGAATTGGACCAACGGATGCTTCCTGTACTAGAAGCGGAATTAGGGCACTATGAGAATCTAACAATCGTTCCTCAAGATATTCTAAAAGTAGATCTTCAACAAGAAGTAGCTGACTATTTTCCAGATTCTCAACGGCTAGTGGTTGTCGCCAACCTCCCTTACTACATAACGACTCCTATTCTCTTTCACTTGTTAGAAGCACAACTTCCTATTGAAGCCTATGCTTTAATGATGCAGTATGAAGTAGCAGAACGCTTAACAGCTTCATCAGGTACCAAGGCTTATGGTGCCATTACGGTGGTTATGGATTATTATGGACAAGCAGAGATTGCCCTCAAAGTCCCTCACACGGCTTTTAAACCTCAACCCAAAGTGGACTCAGCTGTTCTTTACTTGAAAGCAAGAAAAGAACCTCCTGTAGAATTAGTCAATCCAGATTTTTTCTTCAAATGGGTGCAAGCATGTTTCCAGCAACGGCGTAAAACACTGTGGAATAATTTGAAACGCTTTTTCAGCGGACGAGATCAAGTAGAAGAACGGTTGATGCGTGCTTTGGAGAGGTGTACCATCGATCCTAAGATTCGCGCTGAGAAATTTGATTTGGCAGATTTTGCGCGTTTGGAAAAGGCTCTCAATCAAGAAGGGCTTATCCCTCAGATTTCGAACGGTTAG
- the rnmV gene encoding ribonuclease M5 yields MCKKPKIHQVLVVEGKDDTQRLRQYYQVDTIETNGSALSPETLEAIRQAQALRGVIVFTDPDISGQLIRQTIVEAVPGVQQAFLDREAAKPKHKGSLGVEHANFQAIDEALQAVYEVVEEDSTKEKIRPSQLMALGLIGQPSSSQRREYLSQSLKLGHVSGKQLGKRLNAFGIPYDKVCQVMQAYERSSHA; encoded by the coding sequence ATGTGTAAAAAGCCCAAAATTCATCAAGTCCTCGTTGTTGAGGGCAAGGATGACACTCAGCGCTTACGTCAGTATTACCAAGTAGATACCATTGAAACAAATGGGTCTGCTTTAAGTCCAGAGACTTTAGAAGCGATTCGTCAAGCACAAGCCCTTAGGGGAGTGATTGTATTTACTGATCCAGATATTTCTGGCCAACTCATTCGACAAACCATCGTTGAAGCTGTCCCTGGTGTTCAGCAGGCTTTTTTGGATCGTGAAGCTGCTAAGCCGAAACACAAGGGGAGTTTGGGTGTGGAGCATGCTAATTTTCAAGCGATTGATGAGGCTTTGCAAGCAGTGTATGAAGTTGTTGAAGAGGATTCCACTAAGGAAAAGATTCGCCCCAGTCAACTGATGGCTTTAGGGTTGATAGGACAGCCTTCCTCTAGCCAGCGGAGAGAATACCTGAGTCAGTCCTTGAAATTGGGACATGTTAGCGGCAAACAGTTGGGAAAACGATTAAATGCTTTTGGTATTCCCTATGACAAGGTGTGTCAAGTGATGCAAGCTTATGAAAGGAGTTCTCATGCGTAA
- a CDS encoding TatD family hydrolase: MLFDTHTHFNTDAFDEDREEAIQRARKAGVSGMAIVGFDEDSIRRGMPLVQANADMVGIYGWHPTEAGKYDQRIEELLLTALSSSKVVAMGEMGLDSFWDEDPLDVQEKILRRQIAIARERHLPIVIHNREASEDIYRILKDERVWEIGGIMHTFGEGLEEAKRFLDLGMHLSFSGVATFKKTKEVREVAAYCPADRLLLETDSPYLTPEPKRGQRNETANIRYVCNRIADARETSYEEVAALSYQNACRLFGIEWQEGQEGQWVKVKHV, translated from the coding sequence ATGCTATTTGATACGCACACGCATTTTAATACAGATGCCTTTGATGAAGATCGAGAAGAAGCCATTCAGCGTGCAAGAAAAGCTGGAGTTTCAGGGATGGCCATTGTCGGTTTTGATGAAGATTCTATTCGTCGAGGAATGCCACTAGTTCAAGCAAATGCAGATATGGTCGGTATTTACGGCTGGCACCCTACGGAAGCAGGCAAGTATGATCAGAGAATCGAAGAGCTTTTACTAACAGCACTCTCTTCCTCCAAAGTGGTAGCCATGGGGGAGATGGGATTGGATTCCTTTTGGGATGAGGATCCTCTCGATGTTCAAGAAAAGATCCTCCGTCGTCAAATTGCAATAGCAAGAGAGAGACATCTGCCTATCGTGATTCATAATCGAGAAGCAAGCGAAGATATTTATCGGATATTAAAAGATGAACGCGTTTGGGAGATTGGAGGGATCATGCATACCTTTGGAGAAGGCTTAGAAGAAGCAAAGCGCTTTTTAGATTTAGGCATGCACCTTTCTTTCTCTGGAGTGGCCACCTTTAAAAAGACAAAGGAAGTGCGAGAAGTAGCTGCTTATTGTCCAGCCGATCGCCTCTTGTTAGAAACAGACTCCCCTTATTTGACGCCTGAACCTAAACGTGGTCAGCGCAATGAGACAGCTAACATTCGTTATGTTTGCAATCGGATCGCTGATGCGAGAGAAACTTCTTATGAAGAGGTGGCTGCTTTAAGTTACCAGAATGCTTGTCGCTTATTTGGTATTGAATGGCAAGAAGGGCAAGAAGGGCAATGGGTGAAAGTTAAACATGTGTAA
- the metG gene encoding methionine--tRNA ligase, whose protein sequence is MTEDKKTFYVTTPIYYPSGKLHIGNSYSTIAADALARYKRLMGYDVFFLTGADEHGLKIEQKAEEQGITPQAYVDKMAKGMQDLWKSLDISNDKFIRTTDEYHVKAVQAIFERFLKQGDIYLGEYEGWYSVSDEEYFTETQLAEVYRDENGKVIGGKAPSGHEVELVKEESYFFRMSKYADRLLEYYEDHLDFILPESRKKEMINNFIKSGLEDLAVTRTSFDWGIPVKSNPKHVVYVWLDALTNYITALGYGSEDDSNFKKFWPANVHLVGKEIVRFHTIYWPIMLMALGLPLPKQIFGHGWLLMQDGKMSKSKGNVVYPGMLIDRYGLDALRYYLMREVKFGSDGVFTPENFVNRINFDLANDLGNLLNRVISMVNKYQSGKVGTYPGQVTAYDKDLEALVEETVAAYHQEMEQLHFSVALDKVWELIARTNKYIDETMPWVLAKDETKKAELQSAMYHLVDTLRLVAILIQPVMTQTPKRIFEQLGLSEEALRFEDLKVGLYPEDGQVISKGTPIFPRLDKEEEIAYIQSQMVSSQTTSSWEPEKTELANSKEGLIKFDEFDHVELKVAEIKDADFVEGADKLLKFRLDAGDNQDRQILSGIRVYYPDPKALIGMKVIIVSNLKARKLKGEISQGMILSVEKEEGLEVVFVSENLPNGSILG, encoded by the coding sequence GTGACTGAAGATAAGAAAACTTTTTATGTAACCACACCGATCTATTATCCAAGTGGTAAGCTCCACATTGGCAATTCTTATTCCACCATTGCAGCAGATGCTCTGGCGCGTTATAAACGCTTGATGGGATACGATGTCTTCTTCTTAACTGGGGCAGATGAACACGGATTAAAAATTGAACAAAAAGCAGAAGAACAAGGGATTACCCCCCAAGCCTATGTTGACAAGATGGCAAAGGGCATGCAGGATCTTTGGAAGTCCTTAGATATTTCGAATGACAAATTTATTCGAACCACGGATGAATACCACGTCAAAGCCGTTCAAGCGATTTTTGAACGTTTCTTGAAGCAAGGAGATATTTACCTTGGGGAATATGAAGGTTGGTATTCCGTATCAGATGAAGAATACTTTACAGAAACTCAACTGGCAGAAGTTTATCGGGATGAGAATGGTAAAGTAATCGGCGGAAAGGCCCCTTCCGGACATGAGGTAGAACTTGTTAAGGAAGAATCTTATTTCTTCAGAATGAGTAAGTATGCTGATCGTTTGTTGGAATATTATGAAGATCATTTAGATTTTATTCTCCCAGAATCTCGGAAGAAAGAAATGATCAACAACTTTATTAAGTCAGGTCTTGAAGACCTCGCAGTAACTCGGACTTCTTTTGATTGGGGAATCCCTGTGAAGTCTAATCCTAAACATGTGGTGTATGTTTGGTTAGATGCTTTAACCAACTATATTACCGCCTTGGGTTACGGCAGTGAAGATGATAGTAACTTTAAGAAATTCTGGCCAGCGAACGTTCATCTGGTCGGCAAGGAAATTGTGCGTTTCCATACTATTTACTGGCCTATTATGCTGATGGCCTTAGGACTTCCGCTTCCTAAGCAAATCTTTGGACATGGTTGGCTGCTCATGCAAGACGGGAAAATGTCTAAATCTAAAGGCAATGTTGTCTATCCAGGGATGCTTATCGATCGTTACGGCCTTGATGCCCTTCGCTATTACTTAATGCGTGAAGTGAAATTTGGCTCAGATGGCGTTTTCACACCTGAGAACTTTGTCAACCGCATTAATTTCGATTTAGCGAATGACTTAGGGAACTTACTCAACCGTGTGATTTCCATGGTGAATAAGTATCAATCAGGAAAAGTTGGAACTTATCCAGGACAAGTCACCGCTTATGATAAGGACTTAGAAGCTTTAGTAGAAGAAACGGTAGCTGCTTATCATCAAGAGATGGAGCAATTGCATTTCTCTGTTGCTTTGGATAAAGTCTGGGAACTCATCGCACGTACCAATAAATACATTGATGAAACCATGCCATGGGTATTAGCGAAAGATGAGACCAAGAAGGCCGAACTTCAATCTGCCATGTACCACTTGGTGGACACGCTTCGTTTAGTGGCTATCCTCATTCAACCGGTAATGACACAAACCCCAAAACGAATTTTTGAACAATTAGGCCTCAGTGAAGAAGCACTTCGATTCGAAGATTTAAAAGTGGGCTTGTATCCAGAAGATGGGCAAGTAATTAGTAAAGGAACTCCTATCTTCCCACGTCTAGACAAAGAAGAGGAAATCGCCTATATTCAATCTCAAATGGTCTCCTCTCAAACGACAAGCAGTTGGGAACCTGAAAAAACAGAATTAGCCAACAGCAAAGAAGGTCTCATCAAATTTGATGAATTTGATCATGTCGAATTAAAAGTAGCTGAGATTAAGGACGCAGATTTTGTAGAAGGAGCGGATAAACTTTTGAAATTCCGTTTAGATGCTGGAGACAATCAAGACCGGCAAATTCTATCCGGAATTCGGGTCTATTATCCAGATCCTAAAGCGCTTATTGGCATGAAGGTTATCATTGTGTCGAACCTTAAGGCACGGAAGCTAAAAGGCGAAATCTCTCAAGGGATGATTCTCTCTGTTGAAAAAGAAGAAGGACTCGAAGTGGTTTTCGTTTCAGAAAATCTTCCAAATGGGAGTATTTTAGGTTAA
- the tyrS gene encoding tyrosine--tRNA ligase, translating into MNIIDELEWRGAINQQTDEEGLREYVENHKISLYCGVDPTGDSLHIGHLIPFIMLKRFQKFGHRPVIVIGGATGSIGDPSGRKEERQLQSMEVVEENARKLTAQMKKLFLNEEDSDFRLFNNYEWMSQLSLLDFLRDYGKLFNINNMLAKDVVASRLDTGISFTEFTYQILQSMDFLHLFQKEDIRLQIGGADQWGNITAGLALIRKIEGPEAQAFGLTIPLMLKSDGTKFGKTAGGAVWLDPEKTSPYEFYQFWINQDDADVIKYLKYFTFLDKETIESLAQKVEEEPEKREAQRTLAEEMTRFVHGEEGLKDAQTITEALFSGNIRALSADQIRQGFGNMPGEIVPKEATNLAVWLVDHGVESSRRQSREDITNGAIYINGQRIQEVDYEISIKDAIGGKYIVVRRGKKKYFLMTVED; encoded by the coding sequence ATGAATATTATTGATGAATTGGAATGGCGCGGAGCGATTAATCAACAGACGGATGAAGAAGGATTAAGAGAATATGTTGAAAATCACAAAATTTCCCTATATTGTGGAGTGGATCCTACAGGAGATTCCTTACATATTGGGCACTTGATTCCGTTTATTATGTTGAAGAGATTTCAAAAATTTGGCCATCGTCCAGTGATTGTCATTGGGGGAGCAACTGGCTCGATTGGGGATCCTTCCGGAAGAAAGGAAGAACGTCAACTTCAATCTATGGAAGTCGTTGAAGAAAACGCTCGGAAATTGACCGCTCAGATGAAAAAGTTATTTTTAAATGAGGAAGATTCTGATTTTCGTTTGTTTAACAACTATGAATGGATGAGTCAGTTAAGCTTATTAGACTTTTTGCGAGACTACGGGAAATTATTTAATATCAACAATATGTTAGCTAAAGATGTGGTGGCTTCTCGATTAGATACGGGAATTTCCTTCACAGAATTTACTTATCAAATTTTACAATCTATGGATTTCTTACATCTTTTCCAAAAAGAAGATATTCGCCTACAAATTGGTGGAGCGGATCAATGGGGAAATATCACCGCAGGATTAGCCTTAATTCGAAAAATTGAAGGACCAGAAGCCCAAGCCTTTGGATTAACGATTCCTTTAATGTTGAAATCAGATGGGACAAAATTTGGTAAGACAGCAGGTGGTGCTGTTTGGCTAGATCCAGAGAAGACTTCTCCTTATGAATTTTATCAATTTTGGATTAATCAAGACGATGCAGATGTGATTAAATACTTGAAATACTTCACTTTCTTGGACAAAGAAACGATTGAATCCCTCGCTCAAAAAGTTGAAGAAGAACCGGAAAAGAGAGAGGCTCAACGGACACTAGCTGAAGAAATGACCCGTTTCGTTCATGGAGAAGAAGGACTTAAAGATGCTCAAACGATTACTGAAGCTCTATTCTCAGGAAATATTAGGGCTTTAAGTGCTGACCAAATTCGTCAAGGCTTTGGTAATATGCCTGGAGAAATCGTTCCTAAAGAAGCTACTAATTTAGCGGTGTGGTTAGTCGATCATGGGGTAGAATCTTCTCGTCGTCAATCTAGAGAAGATATTACGAATGGGGCTATTTACATCAATGGTCAACGGATTCAAGAGGTAGATTACGAAATCTCCATTAAAGATGCGATTGGCGGGAAATATATTGTCGTTCGTCGTGGGAAGAAAAAATATTTCTTAATGACAGTTGAAGATTAA